The Burkholderiales bacterium genome has a window encoding:
- a CDS encoding protein kinase, whose product MSERDDDRTVLGAHIGGGAGPTDRTVIAGAAGAPMPTNDGRTVIADHGATVTTGPGPTPPVSPGTGQSLGHNALSVGTKLGEFEITGLVGEGGFGIVYLAYDHSLERQVALKEYMPSELASRTGDSTVVVRSNRHADTFAAGMRSFINEAKLLAQFDHPSLVKVYRFWEANGTAYMVMPFYEGITLKSALNDLDAPPDETWLKTQLASLLDALEIIHNRQCYHRDIAPDNIMILPDETPLLLDFGAARRVIGDMTQALTVILKPGYAPIEQYAEVPNMRQGPWTDLYALASVVYFAIEGKAPVPAVARVMSDPLVPLAQSAAGRYSDPFLRAIDKALSVKPEDRPQNIAEFRQLLGFVERAPTTRFLPTGVERRSAEDRIQHDSQPTVAPTVATPRTAPPAPVSTSAASAPAASSAAVARPAPVAVPAEKETGTGRSRMPLIAGGVGLLLLVIGGAAYWAIQEASPPTAAVPPTKGGTATVPQAAVASAADVNAKLAAYDCAHLEGAVNGGTVMVEGFVSRDADLQRINTELSPLPGVSSVNRSAVKVVPPPHCQVVSALSPYMTDPNRPSIGLKNGATTATEGQKLVAALAAAPFGGYIYADLYDTEGNVVHMLPHAKERSNKVEPGQKMTLGDDPFFGMQWDLVPPFGKHMLVVMQSPTPLFLPKTRPDVEKASAYLAAIKEDVAKMRPGDKIVAGYALFDFVKK is encoded by the coding sequence ATGAGCGAGCGCGACGACGACCGCACGGTCCTCGGGGCACACATCGGCGGCGGCGCAGGCCCCACCGATCGCACGGTGATCGCGGGCGCCGCAGGCGCGCCGATGCCGACGAACGACGGCCGCACCGTGATCGCCGATCACGGCGCGACGGTGACGACCGGACCCGGTCCCACGCCTCCCGTCTCTCCCGGGACGGGCCAGTCGCTCGGTCACAACGCGCTGTCGGTCGGGACGAAGCTCGGCGAGTTCGAGATCACCGGGCTGGTCGGCGAAGGCGGCTTCGGCATCGTCTACCTCGCGTACGACCATTCGCTCGAGCGCCAGGTCGCGCTGAAGGAGTACATGCCGTCGGAGCTCGCGTCGCGCACGGGCGACTCGACCGTGGTCGTGCGCTCGAACCGCCACGCCGACACTTTCGCCGCCGGCATGCGCAGCTTCATCAACGAAGCGAAGCTCCTCGCGCAGTTCGACCACCCGTCGCTGGTGAAGGTCTACCGCTTCTGGGAAGCGAACGGCACCGCGTACATGGTGATGCCGTTCTACGAAGGCATCACGCTCAAGAGCGCGCTCAACGACCTCGACGCGCCGCCCGACGAAACGTGGCTGAAAACGCAGCTCGCATCGTTGCTCGACGCGCTGGAGATCATCCACAACCGGCAGTGCTATCACCGCGACATCGCGCCCGACAACATCATGATCCTGCCGGACGAGACGCCGCTGCTGCTCGACTTCGGCGCGGCGCGGCGCGTGATCGGCGACATGACACAGGCGCTCACGGTGATACTGAAGCCGGGGTACGCGCCGATCGAGCAGTACGCCGAAGTGCCCAACATGAGGCAGGGGCCGTGGACCGATCTCTACGCGCTCGCCTCGGTCGTGTACTTCGCGATCGAAGGCAAGGCGCCGGTGCCGGCGGTCGCACGCGTGATGTCCGATCCGCTGGTGCCGCTCGCGCAGTCCGCGGCGGGACGCTACAGCGACCCGTTCCTGCGCGCCATCGACAAGGCGCTGTCGGTCAAGCCCGAAGACCGGCCGCAGAACATCGCGGAGTTCCGGCAGCTCCTCGGTTTCGTCGAGCGCGCCCCGACCACGCGCTTCCTGCCCACGGGCGTCGAGCGGCGCTCGGCCGAAGACCGCATCCAGCACGACTCGCAGCCGACCGTCGCGCCGACGGTCGCGACGCCGCGGACCGCTCCGCCCGCGCCTGTGTCGACGAGCGCTGCCTCGGCGCCTGCCGCCTCGTCGGCGGCGGTCGCGCGCCCTGCGCCTGTCGCCGTTCCCGCGGAGAAAGAAACCGGCACCGGCAGGAGCAGGATGCCGCTCATCGCGGGCGGCGTCGGGCTGCTCCTGCTCGTCATCGGCGGCGCGGCGTACTGGGCGATCCAGGAAGCTTCCCCGCCCACCGCCGCGGTGCCTCCGACGAAAGGCGGCACCGCCACAGTCCCGCAGGCGGCGGTCGCCTCGGCCGCCGACGTGAACGCGAAGCTCGCGGCCTACGACTGCGCGCACCTCGAAGGCGCGGTGAACGGCGGCACCGTCATGGTGGAAGGCTTCGTATCGCGCGACGCCGACCTCCAGCGCATCAACACCGAGCTGTCGCCCCTTCCCGGCGTGAGCAGCGTCAACCGCAGCGCGGTGAAAGTGGTGCCGCCGCCGCACTGCCAGGTCGTGTCCGCGCTGTCGCCGTACATGACCGATCCGAACCGACCGAGCATCGGCCTGAAGAACGGCGCCACGACCGCGACCGAAGGACAGAAGCTCGTGGCCGCGCTCGCCGCGGCCCCGTTCGGCGGCTACATCTACGCCGACCTCTACGACACCGAAGGCAACGTCGTGCACATGCTGCCGCACGCCAAGGAGCGCTCCAACAAGGTCGAGCCGGGTCAGAAGATGACGCTCGGGGACGATCCGTTCTTCGGCATGCAGTGGGACCTGGTGCCGCCGTTCGGCAAGCACATGCTCGTCGTGATGCAGAGCCCGACGCCGCTCTTCCTGCCGAAGACGCGGCCGGATGTCGAGAAAGCTTCCGCCTATCTCGCCGCGATCAAGGAAGACGTCGCGAAGATGCGTCCCGGCGACAAGATCGTCGCGGGGTATGCGCTGTTCGATTTCGTAAAAAAATAA
- the tagF gene encoding type VI secretion system-associated protein TagF: MNTTTEEAANIAGWYGKLPCLGDFASRRLEPEFITPWDAWLQRSIATSRQQLGERWLDIYLTSPMWRFILAPGVCGERAAVGILLPSVDKVGRYFPLTLAMPIEKHAADIVHLLALQDWFAGLERIGLAALNVEFSANDLEAALAAHRFPAMEAPYAPPGTRNMIECLRDPQPEAQSFHLSSAENLASAASSAARLFVMTAVTGKSCWWSIDQESGAAEFHYSAALPPDDYFTVMLGGSRVDAAGGGALPVDPLQAFDAAAAK, translated from the coding sequence ATGAACACCACGACAGAGGAAGCGGCCAACATCGCGGGGTGGTACGGGAAGCTGCCGTGCCTGGGCGATTTCGCGTCGCGGCGGCTCGAGCCGGAGTTCATCACGCCGTGGGACGCGTGGCTCCAGCGCTCGATCGCGACCAGCCGCCAGCAGCTCGGCGAGCGCTGGCTCGACATCTATCTCACGAGCCCGATGTGGCGCTTCATCCTCGCGCCGGGCGTGTGCGGCGAGCGCGCGGCCGTCGGCATACTGCTGCCGAGCGTCGACAAGGTGGGCCGCTACTTCCCGCTCACGCTCGCGATGCCGATCGAAAAACACGCCGCCGACATCGTGCACCTGCTCGCGCTCCAGGACTGGTTCGCGGGACTGGAGCGCATCGGGCTCGCCGCGCTCAACGTCGAGTTTTCGGCCAACGATCTCGAAGCCGCGCTTGCCGCACACCGGTTCCCGGCGATGGAAGCGCCGTACGCGCCGCCCGGCACGCGCAACATGATCGAATGCCTGCGCGATCCTCAGCCCGAGGCGCAGTCGTTCCATCTGTCGAGCGCGGAAAATCTCGCGTCCGCCGCGAGCTCCGCCGCGCGGCTCTTCGTCATGACGGCGGTCACCGGCAAGAGCTGCTGGTGGTCGATCGACCAGGAGTCGGGCGCCGCCGAGTTCCATTACAGCGCGGCGCTTCCGCCCGACGATTACTTCACGGTGATGCTCGGCGGCTCGCGTGTCGACGCGGCGGGCGGCGGCGCCCTGCCGGTCGATCCGCTGCAGGCCTTCGATGCGGCGGCCGCGAAATGA